The following proteins come from a genomic window of Panthera leo isolate Ple1 chromosome E2, P.leo_Ple1_pat1.1, whole genome shotgun sequence:
- the KIAA0513 gene encoding uncharacterized protein KIAA0513 homolog isoform X1 yields MEAPEVPVGALLDFGTEPAAPSPLEALPPKLQDGDSSQGDGASESETTESADSENDMGELPSHPSWDRYRRSSSNESFSSNQSAESAEDEETQELREFMRGYVDKIFSGGEDLDQEEKAKFGEYCSSENGKGREWFARYVSAQRCNTKCVSEATFYRLVQSFAVVLFECHQMDDFGPAKNLMTMCFTYYHIGKPQLLPPESKEKPAGSIDSYLKSANSWLAEKKDIAERLLKNTSAKTENVKGFFGGLETKLKGPLVRKQEEEESKPKEKPQKTVTVCSPEEERKGEKIYLYTHLKQQPIWHTLRFWNAAFFDAVHCERRKRSPTTRMKPSGPPQAPLCLSLGDAGEEEKKREKWCHMTQEERNDSLRFNENITFGQLGTFTHNMLAFGLNQKLCSDFLKKQAVIGNLDEEQYKLLSDHIEQMTAE; encoded by the exons ATGGAGGCCCCGGAGGTGCCCGTGGGCGCGCTGCTTGACTTCGGGACTGAGCCAGCCGCGCCCTCGCCCCTGGAGGCGTTGCCTCCGAAGCTGCAGGATGGGGACAGCTCGCAGGGCGACGGGGCTTCGGAGAGCGAGACCACGGAGTCCGCGGACAGCGAGAATGACATGGGCGAGTTGCCCTCACACCCGTCCTGGGACCGGTACCGCCGCTCCTCCTCCAACGAGTCCTTCTCTTCCAACCAGAGCGCCGAGTCGGCCGAGGACGAGGAGACCCAGGAGCTCCGGGAATTCATGCGCGGCTACGTGGACAAGATCTTCTCTGGCGG GGAGGACTTGGACCAGGAGGAGAAAGCCAAGTTTGGGGAGTACTGTAGCAGTGAGAACGGAAAAGGCCGGGAGTGGTTTGCTCGATACGTGAGCGCCCAG CGCTGCAATACCAAGTGCGTCTCGGAGGCGACCTTCTACCGCCTGGTGCAGTCTTTCGCCGTCGTCCTGTTCGA GTGCCACCAGATGGACGACTTCGGGCCTGCCAAGAACCTCATGACCATGTGCTTCACCTACTACCACATCG GCAAGCCACAGCTGCTGCCCCCCGAGTCCAAGGAGAAACCCGCGGGGAGCATCGACTCCTACCTCAAGTCCGCCAACAGCTGGCTGGCAGAGAAGAAGGACATCGCCGAGCGGCTGCTGAAGAACACGTCGGCCAAGACGGAGAACGTCAAGGGCTTCTTCGGGGGGCTGGAGACCAAGCTGAAGGGACCCCTGGTCAGGAAACAAGA ggaggaggagagcaagCCCAAGGAGAAGCCGCAGAAGACCG TGACCGTGTGCAGCccggaggaagagaggaagggggaaaagatcTACCTGTACACGCACCTGAAGCAGCAGCCCATCTG GCACACGCTGAGGTTCTGGAACGCGGCTTTCTTTGACGCTGTGCACTGTGAGAGGAGAAAACGGTCTCCCACCACCAG AATGAAACCATCGGGACCCCCCCAGGCTCCACTCTGCCTGTCGCT AGGggatgctggagaggaggagaagaagag GGAGAAGTGGTGCCACATGACCCAGGAGGAGAGAAACGACAGCCTGCGCTTCAACGAGAACATCACCTTCGGGCAGCTGGG CACGTTCACTCACAACATGCTGGCGTTCGGACTGAACCAGAAGCTGTGCAGCGACTTCCTGAAGAAGCAGGCGGTGATCGGCAATCTGGACGAGG AGCAGTACAAGCTGCTGAGCGACCACATCGAGCAGATGACCGCTGAGTAG
- the KIAA0513 gene encoding uncharacterized protein KIAA0513 homolog isoform X4 yields the protein MEAPEVPVGALLDFGTEPAAPSPLEALPPKLQDGDSSQGDGASESETTESADSENDMGELPSHPSWDRYRRSSSNESFSSNQSAESAEDEETQELREFMRGYVDKIFSGGEDLDQEEKAKFGEYCSSENGKGREWFARYVSAQRCNTKCVSEATFYRLVQSFAVVLFECHQMDDFGPAKNLMTMCFTYYHIGKPQLLPPESKEKPAGSIDSYLKSANSWLAEKKDIAERLLKNTSAKTENVKGFFGGLETKLKGPLVRKQEEEESKPKEKPQKTVTVCSPEEERKGEKIYLYTHLKQQPIWHTLRFWNAAFFDAVHCERRKRSPTTRGDAGEEEKKRVKGLPLQNTVSDTMIVSLLETSQSVLPLIGDVFLVLIVL from the exons ATGGAGGCCCCGGAGGTGCCCGTGGGCGCGCTGCTTGACTTCGGGACTGAGCCAGCCGCGCCCTCGCCCCTGGAGGCGTTGCCTCCGAAGCTGCAGGATGGGGACAGCTCGCAGGGCGACGGGGCTTCGGAGAGCGAGACCACGGAGTCCGCGGACAGCGAGAATGACATGGGCGAGTTGCCCTCACACCCGTCCTGGGACCGGTACCGCCGCTCCTCCTCCAACGAGTCCTTCTCTTCCAACCAGAGCGCCGAGTCGGCCGAGGACGAGGAGACCCAGGAGCTCCGGGAATTCATGCGCGGCTACGTGGACAAGATCTTCTCTGGCGG GGAGGACTTGGACCAGGAGGAGAAAGCCAAGTTTGGGGAGTACTGTAGCAGTGAGAACGGAAAAGGCCGGGAGTGGTTTGCTCGATACGTGAGCGCCCAG CGCTGCAATACCAAGTGCGTCTCGGAGGCGACCTTCTACCGCCTGGTGCAGTCTTTCGCCGTCGTCCTGTTCGA GTGCCACCAGATGGACGACTTCGGGCCTGCCAAGAACCTCATGACCATGTGCTTCACCTACTACCACATCG GCAAGCCACAGCTGCTGCCCCCCGAGTCCAAGGAGAAACCCGCGGGGAGCATCGACTCCTACCTCAAGTCCGCCAACAGCTGGCTGGCAGAGAAGAAGGACATCGCCGAGCGGCTGCTGAAGAACACGTCGGCCAAGACGGAGAACGTCAAGGGCTTCTTCGGGGGGCTGGAGACCAAGCTGAAGGGACCCCTGGTCAGGAAACAAGA ggaggaggagagcaagCCCAAGGAGAAGCCGCAGAAGACCG TGACCGTGTGCAGCccggaggaagagaggaagggggaaaagatcTACCTGTACACGCACCTGAAGCAGCAGCCCATCTG GCACACGCTGAGGTTCTGGAACGCGGCTTTCTTTGACGCTGTGCACTGTGAGAGGAGAAAACGGTCTCCCACCACCAG AGGggatgctggagaggaggagaagaagag aGTGAAAGGCCTGCCTCTTCAAAATACGGTTTCTGATACAATGATTGTTTCTTTGCTGGAAACTTCCCAAAGTGTGCTTCCTTTAATCGGTGATGTATTTTTAGTGCTTATTGTTTTATGA
- the KIAA0513 gene encoding uncharacterized protein KIAA0513 homolog isoform X2: MEAPEVPVGALLDFGTEPAAPSPLEALPPKLQDGDSSQGDGASESETTESADSENDMGELPSHPSWDRYRRSSSNESFSSNQSAESAEDEETQELREFMRGYVDKIFSGGEDLDQEEKAKFGEYCSSENGKGREWFARYVSAQRCNTKCVSEATFYRLVQSFAVVLFECHQMDDFGPAKNLMTMCFTYYHIGKPQLLPPESKEKPAGSIDSYLKSANSWLAEKKDIAERLLKNTSAKTENVKGFFGGLETKLKGPLVRKQEEEESKPKEKPQKTVTVCSPEEERKGEKIYLYTHLKQQPIWHTLRFWNAAFFDAVHCERRKRSPTTRGDAGEEEKKREKWCHMTQEERNDSLRFNENITFGQLGTFTHNMLAFGLNQKLCSDFLKKQAVIGNLDEEQYKLLSDHIEQMTAE; encoded by the exons ATGGAGGCCCCGGAGGTGCCCGTGGGCGCGCTGCTTGACTTCGGGACTGAGCCAGCCGCGCCCTCGCCCCTGGAGGCGTTGCCTCCGAAGCTGCAGGATGGGGACAGCTCGCAGGGCGACGGGGCTTCGGAGAGCGAGACCACGGAGTCCGCGGACAGCGAGAATGACATGGGCGAGTTGCCCTCACACCCGTCCTGGGACCGGTACCGCCGCTCCTCCTCCAACGAGTCCTTCTCTTCCAACCAGAGCGCCGAGTCGGCCGAGGACGAGGAGACCCAGGAGCTCCGGGAATTCATGCGCGGCTACGTGGACAAGATCTTCTCTGGCGG GGAGGACTTGGACCAGGAGGAGAAAGCCAAGTTTGGGGAGTACTGTAGCAGTGAGAACGGAAAAGGCCGGGAGTGGTTTGCTCGATACGTGAGCGCCCAG CGCTGCAATACCAAGTGCGTCTCGGAGGCGACCTTCTACCGCCTGGTGCAGTCTTTCGCCGTCGTCCTGTTCGA GTGCCACCAGATGGACGACTTCGGGCCTGCCAAGAACCTCATGACCATGTGCTTCACCTACTACCACATCG GCAAGCCACAGCTGCTGCCCCCCGAGTCCAAGGAGAAACCCGCGGGGAGCATCGACTCCTACCTCAAGTCCGCCAACAGCTGGCTGGCAGAGAAGAAGGACATCGCCGAGCGGCTGCTGAAGAACACGTCGGCCAAGACGGAGAACGTCAAGGGCTTCTTCGGGGGGCTGGAGACCAAGCTGAAGGGACCCCTGGTCAGGAAACAAGA ggaggaggagagcaagCCCAAGGAGAAGCCGCAGAAGACCG TGACCGTGTGCAGCccggaggaagagaggaagggggaaaagatcTACCTGTACACGCACCTGAAGCAGCAGCCCATCTG GCACACGCTGAGGTTCTGGAACGCGGCTTTCTTTGACGCTGTGCACTGTGAGAGGAGAAAACGGTCTCCCACCACCAG AGGggatgctggagaggaggagaagaagag GGAGAAGTGGTGCCACATGACCCAGGAGGAGAGAAACGACAGCCTGCGCTTCAACGAGAACATCACCTTCGGGCAGCTGGG CACGTTCACTCACAACATGCTGGCGTTCGGACTGAACCAGAAGCTGTGCAGCGACTTCCTGAAGAAGCAGGCGGTGATCGGCAATCTGGACGAGG AGCAGTACAAGCTGCTGAGCGACCACATCGAGCAGATGACCGCTGAGTAG
- the KIAA0513 gene encoding uncharacterized protein KIAA0513 homolog isoform X3 — protein sequence MEAPEVPVGALLDFGTEPAAPSPLEALPPKLQDGDSSQGDGASESETTESADSENDMGELPSHPSWDRYRRSSSNESFSSNQSAESAEDEETQELREFMRGYVDKIFSGGEDLDQEEKAKFGEYCSSENGKGREWFARYVSAQRCNTKCVSEATFYRLVQSFAVVLFECHQMDDFGPAKNLMTMCFTYYHIGKPQLLPPESKEKPAGSIDSYLKSANSWLAEKKDIAERLLKNTSAKTENVKGFFGGLETKLKGPLVRKQEEEESKPKEKPQKTVTVCSPEEERKGEKIYLYTHLKQQPIWHTLRFWNAAFFDAVHCERRKRSPTTREKWCHMTQEERNDSLRFNENITFGQLGTFTHNMLAFGLNQKLCSDFLKKQAVIGNLDEEQYKLLSDHIEQMTAE from the exons ATGGAGGCCCCGGAGGTGCCCGTGGGCGCGCTGCTTGACTTCGGGACTGAGCCAGCCGCGCCCTCGCCCCTGGAGGCGTTGCCTCCGAAGCTGCAGGATGGGGACAGCTCGCAGGGCGACGGGGCTTCGGAGAGCGAGACCACGGAGTCCGCGGACAGCGAGAATGACATGGGCGAGTTGCCCTCACACCCGTCCTGGGACCGGTACCGCCGCTCCTCCTCCAACGAGTCCTTCTCTTCCAACCAGAGCGCCGAGTCGGCCGAGGACGAGGAGACCCAGGAGCTCCGGGAATTCATGCGCGGCTACGTGGACAAGATCTTCTCTGGCGG GGAGGACTTGGACCAGGAGGAGAAAGCCAAGTTTGGGGAGTACTGTAGCAGTGAGAACGGAAAAGGCCGGGAGTGGTTTGCTCGATACGTGAGCGCCCAG CGCTGCAATACCAAGTGCGTCTCGGAGGCGACCTTCTACCGCCTGGTGCAGTCTTTCGCCGTCGTCCTGTTCGA GTGCCACCAGATGGACGACTTCGGGCCTGCCAAGAACCTCATGACCATGTGCTTCACCTACTACCACATCG GCAAGCCACAGCTGCTGCCCCCCGAGTCCAAGGAGAAACCCGCGGGGAGCATCGACTCCTACCTCAAGTCCGCCAACAGCTGGCTGGCAGAGAAGAAGGACATCGCCGAGCGGCTGCTGAAGAACACGTCGGCCAAGACGGAGAACGTCAAGGGCTTCTTCGGGGGGCTGGAGACCAAGCTGAAGGGACCCCTGGTCAGGAAACAAGA ggaggaggagagcaagCCCAAGGAGAAGCCGCAGAAGACCG TGACCGTGTGCAGCccggaggaagagaggaagggggaaaagatcTACCTGTACACGCACCTGAAGCAGCAGCCCATCTG GCACACGCTGAGGTTCTGGAACGCGGCTTTCTTTGACGCTGTGCACTGTGAGAGGAGAAAACGGTCTCCCACCACCAG GGAGAAGTGGTGCCACATGACCCAGGAGGAGAGAAACGACAGCCTGCGCTTCAACGAGAACATCACCTTCGGGCAGCTGGG CACGTTCACTCACAACATGCTGGCGTTCGGACTGAACCAGAAGCTGTGCAGCGACTTCCTGAAGAAGCAGGCGGTGATCGGCAATCTGGACGAGG AGCAGTACAAGCTGCTGAGCGACCACATCGAGCAGATGACCGCTGAGTAG